A single Curtobacterium sp. MCSS17_015 DNA region contains:
- a CDS encoding PTS sugar transporter subunit IIB, with translation MKIVTICGAGIGASAILKVNAEKALAALGLSAEVVAADVGSVRQVSDDANVILTSQEFVDAIGTTYAEVIVIRNHFDQSEITAAVEKALG, from the coding sequence GTGAAGATCGTGACCATCTGCGGTGCCGGCATCGGTGCGAGCGCCATCCTCAAGGTCAACGCCGAGAAGGCCCTGGCCGCCCTCGGTCTGTCGGCCGAGGTCGTCGCGGCCGACGTCGGCTCCGTGCGCCAGGTGTCCGACGACGCCAACGTGATCCTCACCAGCCAGGAGTTCGTGGACGCCATCGGGACGACCTACGCCGAGGTCATCGTCATCCGGAACCACTTCGACCAGAGCGAGATCACGGCGGCTGTGGAGAAGGCGCTGGGCTAG
- a CDS encoding PTS sugar transporter subunit IIA, producing MGLPPLPDPAVVLGASASSWRDALRAVGGALVASGATTEAYTDAMTAMVEEHGPYIVISPGLAFAHARPGSSVSRDGLAVVTLASPVAFGHPHNDPVSVVLGLAVAEVGTHLESIGEIANLFNEASVTGRLAAATTAAEVRTIMGVTAS from the coding sequence ATGGGGCTGCCGCCGCTGCCGGACCCGGCCGTCGTGCTCGGGGCGTCCGCGTCATCGTGGCGTGACGCGCTGCGGGCGGTCGGCGGTGCCCTCGTGGCCTCGGGAGCCACCACCGAGGCGTACACCGACGCCATGACCGCCATGGTGGAGGAGCACGGGCCGTACATCGTCATCTCGCCCGGGCTGGCGTTCGCGCACGCACGACCGGGGTCGAGCGTGTCGCGGGACGGCCTGGCGGTCGTGACCCTGGCCTCGCCGGTGGCGTTCGGCCACCCGCACAACGACCCGGTGTCGGTCGTGCTCGGGCTCGCCGTCGCCGAGGTCGGCACCCACCTCGAGTCGATCGGCGAGATCGCGAACCTGTTCAACGAGGCCTCGGTCACCGGTCGACTGGCTGCCGCCACGACCGCGGCCGAGGTCCGGACCATCATGGGAGTGACGGCATCGTGA